The following DNA comes from Kitasatospora sp. NBC_01287.
GGTTCCAGGGCGCCTGCACCACCTACGCCAGCGCCTGCGCCAGCGGCACCACCGCGCTGGGCGAGGCGGCGCGCAAGGTCCGCTACGGCGGGCTCGACGTGGCGGTGGCCGGTGGCGTCGACTCGGCGGTCACCACCGTGGTGATGGGCGCCTTCGCCCGGATGCGGGCGATGTCCACCAGGAACACCGATCCCGCGCTGGCCAGCCGTCCGTTCGACGCCGACCGGGACGGGTTCGTGATGGCGGAGGGAGCGGCCGTCCTGGTCCTCGAACGCTGGGACGCGGCCCGCGCGCGCGGCGCCGTGATCCACGGCGAGATCGCCGGGTACGCCGACAACTGCGACGCCTTCCACATCGTCGCCCCGCACGAGGACGGCGAGGTCGCCGGCCGTTGCATGCTCCAGGCCATCGCCGACGCCGGGCTGTCCACGGCGGACATCGGCCACATCAACGCCCACGGGACGTCGACGGTGCTCAACGACCGCGCCGAGGCCCGAGCGATCCACCGAGGCTTCGCCGGCCAGTCACCGCCGGTCACCGCCGTCAAGGGCGTCACCGGTCACCTGATCGGCGGCTCGGGCGCGCTGGAGGCCGCGCTCGCCCTGCTCTGCGCCGCGCGTGGCGTGGTGCCACCGGTCGCCAACCTGGTCGGCAGCCCGGAGACCGACCTGGTGGACCTGGTCAGTGGGACACCGCGCACCGTGGCGCCGGCCCCCGTCCTCTCCAACTCCTTCGGCTTCGGCGGTCAGAACGCCTGCTTGGTCCTCGCTCCCGCCCCCTGACCACCGGTGACCCCGACCACCGACGATCCTGACCACCGACGATCCTGACCACCAGTAGTTCCGGCCACCCACTACGCCGGCCACCAGCAACTCTGACGATGAACAGGTGAAGCCTTGCGAGTCCTCCTCACCGGCGCCACCGGAGTGATCGGCACCGAACTCGTGCGGCGGCTGAGCACCGCCGGCCGCTACCGCGACCACACCCTCGTCCGGGTGGCCCGGCGCCGCGAGGACGACGCCCTGGTGCGCTGGCGGATCGGCGCGGAGCCACCGCCCACGGCCCTCGGCGGCCGCTGGGACGTGATCGTGCACACGGCGGCGAGCACCCGCTGGACCCTCGGCCGGCCCGAAGCGGTCGCCGCGAACATCGAGCCGCTGCGAGCCGTGCTGCGCCTCGCGGACCGCGACACCCACCTCGTCCACGTCTCGACCGCCTACGTCGGCGGCGTCCGCAACCCCGAGGACCTGCGCGGCGCCGAGTTCGAGGGGTACCGCAACGGATACGAGTGGTCCAAGGCACAGTGCGAGCGGATCGCCCGCGAGGAGCACCCCGGCCCGCTGACCCTCGTCCGGCCGCCGCTGGTGGTCGGCCGGCGCGGCAGCGGCGAGATCGCGCGCTTCTCCGGCCCCTACACCCTGCTCCAGGCGCTGGTCTCGGGCCTGGCCGCCGTGGTGGTCGGCGACCCGGCGGGCTACGCCGAGATCAGCCCCGTGGACGAGGTGGCCGACGTGATCGCCGCCGCCGCCCTCGGCCCGCCCCCGCGGCACCCTCGCACGGAGGTGGTCGCCGGCGGTCCCGCGAGCCTGACCCTCGACGCGCTGCTCGACGTCGTCTGCACCACCCTCAACGAGTGCCGCACCGCCCAGGGCGTGGACCCCATCGAACGCCCGCCACTGGTCTCCGGCGACACCTGGGACCGCTTCTTCCTCCCCCTCGCCGACCAGTACCTCTCGCCCTTCCAGAGCCAGGCCGTGAAGCTCCTGGCCATGTTCCAGAGCTACACCAGCATGACCCAGCCCTTCGAACCCACCCGGTCGGTCGTGGACCCGGCCCAGGTCATGGCAGCCTCCGTCCGCTACTGGGCCGCCCAGCGACCCCGCCTCGCGTTGGCACGCCCCGAGCGGTGGACGCTGCTGGGAGTGTCGTGAACCCCTGCGTCCGCTGCCACCGACGCCCTTGAGGAGCGCCTCCCACGCTCGACAGACCGGCGCCTCCAGCGTCGTACGGTCGGCAACCGACCGCACCAGAGGAGCTCGGCGCGGCGCCGGGGCTCGGCGACCCGTGGAGTCGGAGCCGGTGGGCGCCGTCCCCGCGACCCTCGCGGGCGGCGACGGCGGGCACGTCCTGTGCGTGTCGACGTCGCTGGTCGACCGCGCCGACGCGCGCATTCCCGCGGCACTCGCCTCGCTGGCCAAGGGCGGCCCGGTCGCGGCGACGCGCTGAACTCAGCGGTGCTCGGGGTTCTCGAAGTCGAAGCGGCAGCCCGCGTCCCACTCGGAGCGCTGGTTGCCGTGGGCCGGGATGCCGCCGGCGTCCTTGAGGATGCGGGCCAGGTGAAGCTGGTTCCACGTCATGAAGGTGGCGTTGCGGTTGGTGAAGTCGTTCTCCGGGCCGCCGGAGCCGGGATCGAGGTAGGACGGGCCGGGGCCCGCCTCGCCGACCCAGCCGGCATCGGCCTGCGGGGGGACGGTGTAGCCGAGGTGCTGGAGACTGTAGAGGACGTTCATCGCGCAGTGTTTGGCGCCGTCCTCGTTCCCGGTGATCAGACAACCGCCGACGCGGCCGTAGTAGGCGTACTGGCCCTGCTCGTTGAGGATCGACGAGCACGCGTAGAGGCGCTCGATGACCTTCTTCATGACGGAGGAGTTGTCGCCCAGCCACACGGGCCCCGCCAGCGTGAGGATGTCGGCCGACATGACCTGGGAGTAGATGACAGGCCATTCGTCCGTCTCCCAACCGTGCTCGGTCATGTCCGGCCAGACGCCGGTGGCGATGTCGAGGTCCACGGCCCGCAGGACGTCCACCTGGACGCCCTGGCGCTGCAGGATACCGGTGCTGACGTCGATCAGGCCCTGGGTGTGGCTGCGCTCGGGCGAGCGCTTGAGGGTGCAGTTGATGACCAGGGCGCGGAGGTCGGTGTAGGTGGTCGGGGTGTCCGGCATGGCGGCGCCTTCCGTCAGGGGGGTGAGCGGGCAGGGCGAGCTGGGCCCCTGTCCACTCCAGCAGACCCGTCCGGGTCACGCCGGTCGGGCTGAGCCGGATGCATGACGGATCGAGCTGACCGATCGTCTTGTCCGCCCCGCTACCCGGTGTAGGTGGCCTGGAGCAGCTTCTTGTCGGGCTTGCCGACCGGGGTGAGCGGGATGGCGTCTAGCACATGGACCACGCTGGGGGTGTACATCGCGCCCATGTGCTCGGCGACATGCGCGCGCAGCCGGTCGGGGTCGACGGTGCGGCCCCGGGCGGGCACGACGGCGACGCGGACCTCCTCGACGGCGTCCGGCCCGGGGACCCCGAAGGCCGCGCAGGCGGCCACGTCCGGCTGGGCGAGCAGGAGTTCCTCCAGCTCGGTCGGGTACACGTGGCCGCCCACCACGATGATCATGTCCTTGAGGCGGTCCACCAGGTAGAGGTAGCCCTCGTCGTCCAGGTAGCCGACGTCGCCGGTGCGGACCCAGCCGTCGCGCAGCACCTCGGCGGTCAGCTCCGGCTGCTGCCAGTAGCCGGTCATGACCTGGGAGGTGCGCACCGTCACCTCGCCGCGCCGCCCCGGTGGCAGCACCGCGTCCGCCTCGTCGCGGATGGCGAGTTCGATGCCCGGCACCGCCCGGCCGACCGGGACGACCGGGCCGCCGAGCCGGGTCGGCGTGTGCTCCTCGGGGGGCAGCAGGCTGATCAGGCCGGCCTCGGACTGGCCGTAGGCGCCGAAGAGCACCGGCCCGAACCGCTTGCGCGCCTCGCGCAGCCGGACCGGGGAGGCGGCGCAACCGCCGTAGATGATCCGCCGCAGGCTGGAGAGGTCGGTGGTGGCCGACCCCGGTTCGTCGAGCAGCCGGTAGAGCAGGGGCGGCAGCACCCAGAGGTCGGTGATCCGCTCCCTCTCGACGGCGGCGAGCACCTGGCCGGGGTCGAAGCCGCGGTGCAGCACAGCGGAGCCGCCGGCCAGCAGCGCGGCATCGGTCATCATCCCGGCCAGGTGGGCCAGGGTGGAGGAGGCCAGGAAGCGGGGCGGAGCCTCGGCGCCGGTGGCGGCGGCGAATCCGGTGAGCGCCTCGCCGTAGCCGGCGTTGGGCATCCGGATGCCCTTGGGCGTGCCGGTGGTGCCCCCGGTGTGCCGGATGCACCAGTCGTCCTCGGGGCGGGCCGCACCCGGCAGCGGGGCGGCGTCGCGCGATGCGGCGCGGGCCAGCAGGTCCTCACCGAGCGGGCTCGGGCCGAGGGTCAGCACCACGGCGGGGCGCACCTGGGCGAGCAGCCGCTCGGCCGTCGCCCGGGCCCGGGGCTCGGCGATCAGGGCATCTGGCTCGACGCTGCGGACGATCTCGACCAGCGGCTCGGCGGCCATGCCCTCGTACAGGGCGACGATCCGGGCGCCGAGCAGGTTCGCCGCGTACCGGGCCGTGATCAGCTCGGGCCGGTTGCCGGAGAGCAGCACCACGGTGCTGCCGCGGCCGATGCCGAACGCCGCCAGCTCCCGGGCCAGCTGGTAGACGCTCGCCCGGAACGGCCCGGCCGCCACCTGCCGGCCGCCGGCCGTGGTCAGCACCACCCGGCCGGGGTCCCGGGCGAGCACGCCGAGCACGGACTCGACGTAACTGGTGAACCCGCTGGGGGACGTGACGGCCAGGGACTCGGCCAGGGACTCGGCCATGGTGGCTCCTTCGTGGTCGCCGGGCACCACCGCCGCGTCTCCGCTCCACCCGCGTGTGGCGGCGCATCCCGGATCGGACGCGTCGGCGACGGGTCCCGGGCAATCCGGACGCCCGCACGGGCGCTGCGCGCCGCCAGGCGTTCGGTATCCGGCACCTTCCGTTCATCGCTACCCACTCAGCGGAGTGGCATGCTCAGAACCGGCGGTCCGGCAGGAATCCGTGGCCGCGCCGATCCCGCCCGGCGGGTCAGCCGCCGGCGCCCGGCGCGAAGAGCCCGGAGCCACCGAGCCCGGTCTCGATCAGCCGCGCCGCGCGCCGCACCTCGGCCGTCACCGCCGCGTGCACCCGGGCGGGCGCGAGCGTCCCCGCGCCGCCCGACTCCCCGCCCAGGCGCTCACCCGGCTCCCCGCCCAGTCCACCCAAGTGCCTGGCCAGGCTCTGGAACTGGATCCGCCACAGGCCGATCAGCGCGGTGGCCGCGAGCTGCGGCTCGGGATCCTCCGGGCGCAGCCCCGCGCGCCCGGCCAGAACCTCGGCGGCGGTCGCGACCAGCTGGTCCGTCAGCTCGTGCTGGTGCGCCCGCAGGGACGGGGTGGACCTGCTCAGCGCGCCGAAGCGGAGGAACTGCGTGACGGCCAGGGCGTGGTCCTCCTGGGCGGCCAGCCAGGAGGTCAGCGCGGACAGCTCGTCGGCGAGGATCCGCAGCGCCGCCTCGACCGGCGGCACGCCCGGCTCGCCCAGGCCTGCCCGCAGCGCGGCCCCGGTGGCCTGCCAGCGGTCCAGGATCAGCGCCTCCTTGGTCGGGAAGTAGTTGTAGACCGTCTTCTCCGACACCCCGCAGGCCTCGGCGACCTCGGCCACCCGGACGGCGTCGAAGCCCCGCTCCAGGAACATCCCGGTGGCCGCGTCGGAGAGCTGCTGCCGCATCAGCCGCTTCTTCCGCTCCCGCAGCCCCTGCGGCTCGGACTCCCCCGCCGCGGGCCGGAACGCCGACCAGTCCACCGTGCGCACTCCCATGCCGCCAGCATAGTGCAGCGGCCAGATATTTTCTGTTACCGTAACTTTTTAGTAGCTGTAAAAATAGCTGTTCGAGTAACTGCCCGATGAAAGGCGTGCCCGATGAGCGGCATCCACCTCGTCCACGACTACCCCCATCCGCCCGCGAAGGTCTGGCGCGCCGTCACCGACCCGGCGCTGGTGCCGCTGTGGGCCGCGACCGGCGCCGGCGGCCGGCCGGTGGGGTTCACCACCACCGTGGGCACCAGGTTCCGCTTCGTCGCCGAGCCGAAGCCGGGCTGGAGCGGCATCGTCGAGTGCGAGGTGCTGGAGGTCGACGAACCCCGGCTGCTGCGCTACTCGTGGACCGGCGACGACGGCGGCGACCTGACCGAGGTCACCTACCGGCTCGAACCACACGCCGGCGGCACCCGCTTCCGCTACGACCACACCGGCTTCACCGGCGTCGGCGGGTTCTTCATGGCCCGGCTGCTGGGCACCGTCCGGCGCAGGATGCTCGCCGTCGGCCTGCCGGCGGTGCTGGACGACCTCGACGACGACGGCCGGCTCCGCCCGCCGGGTCAGCGGTCGGCGCGGTCGGCGCGGTCGGCGCGGTCGAGGTAGGCCAGCACCGCCAGCACCCGGCGGTTGTCGTCGTCCGAGGGTGCCAGGTCCAGCTTGCCGAAGATGCTCGCCGTGTGTTTGGCCACCGACCCCTCGCCGATCCGCAGGCGCTGGGCGATCGCCGCGTTGGACCGCCCCTCGGCCATCACCTCCAGGACCTCGCGCTCGCGCGCGGTCAGCGAAGCCACCGGGTCCTTGCGGGACTTGGGGGCCAGCAGTCCGGCGACCACCTCCGGGTCCATCACGGTGCCGCCGGCAACCACGGTGCGCAGCGCGTCCATGAACTGGCCGGCGTTGAAGACCCGGTCCTTGAGCAGATAACCGATGCCGCCCGCGCCGTCCGCGAGCAACTCGCGTGCGTAGAGCTGCTCCACGTGTTGGGAGAGCACGAGCACCGGGAGCCCGGGTCGACTGCGCCGCGCGCCGATCGCGGCCCGCAGTCCCTCGTCGGTGAAGGTGGGCGGGAGCCTGACATCGACGATCGCCAGGTCGGGCCGCTCCTCGCTCAGCGCGGTGAGCAGCTCCGCCCCGGTCGCGACGGCGGCCACCACGGTCAGGCCGTGCGCGGTGAGCAGGTGGGTCATGCCGTCCCTGAGCAGGTACAGATCCTCGGCCAGGACAACACGCACACGGACTCCAGCGGTCGGAGAGCGCCCGGACGGCTCGCCGGGCGCCGCTCATCCTAGTGCCGCGTCAGGCACTGGCCCTATGGCTTGTCGTCCACCGTGATGTCGGCCGAGCCGCTCTCCACCTTCTCCAGGTGCAGGTGGTAGCGGCCGATGCCGACGCTAACGTCCTTACTCAGAGTGATGGTCACCCCGTGGGAGTCGAGCTTCACCGAGTTGCCGTCGATCGCCTCGACGGACAGCTTCTGCCCGGCGATGGTCACCGAACTCCCGTCGTGCACGTCCAGATGGCACACGGGGGCCTGGCAGCCCAGCTCGACGCCGTTCCTGTCGCAGCCGTTGGTGGCAAGGACGATCGCGGCGATCAGCAGTCCGGTCGGGATCAGGGCGGTGCGGCGGCGCATGGGAGGTCTCCTCTCACTGGGTTGGCACGGGATCCTGCTCGGTTTCGGTGCCTGACTTCGCGGTGCCTGACTTCGCGGTGCCTGACTTCGCGGTGCCTGCCCCCTCGGTGGCCGGCTCTTCGGTGGCCGGCTCTTCGGTGCCCGGCTCTTCGGTGGCCGCCGCAGGGGCCGTGCTGACCGGCGCCGCGCAGGGGATGGCCACGGTGATCCGGGTCGGCCGACCGGGCCCGCTGTCCAGCTGGAGGCTGCCGTCGAACGCCCGCAGCCGGCGCTCCAGGCCGCGCAGTCCGGTGCCGCCCTGGGGATCGAGGCCGCCGCGCCCGTCGTCGCCGACGACGATCCGCAGCGCCCCGGCCCGGTGGCCGATCTCCACCCACGACCACTGGGCCCGGGCGTGCTTGGCGGTGTTGGTGAGCAGTTCCGCCACCGCGAAGTAGCCCGCGGACTCGACCGCGGCGTCCAGCCGGCCGGCGAGGTCCGAGGTGACCTTCACCGGCATCGGCGCGTCGATGGCCAGCGCCTCGACGGCACCGGTCAGCCCTCGCTCGGCGAGGACCGGCGGGTGGATGCTGTGCACCACCTCGCGCAGTTCCCGCAGGGCGAGCGTGGTCAGCTCGCGGGCCTTCGCCAGCTGTGCCATGGCCTGCTCCGGCCGAGTGGGGAAGAGCAGTTCGGCCGAACTGACGGCCATGCCGATGGCCACCAGCCTGGCCTGCGCGCCGTCGTGCAGGTCGCGCTCGATGCGGCGCAGTTCGGCGGCCTGGGCGGTGAGCACCTCGACCCGGCTGGTGAACAGCCGGCTCGCCCGGCGGGTGAGCAGCGCGTGCTCGGAGGCGCTGAGGCAGCGGCGGCTCAGCATCAGGTACGTGCCGCTCAGCAGCGGCGCGCAGCCCACTCCGACCACCACCAGCACCACTCCGACGGCCGCCGCCCCCGGCAGCGGGAGCCGAGGGAGCCCGTCGAGGGCCGGCAGCGGCCGGCCGGCGAGCGAGCACAGCACCGTCCAGGCCCCGCCCCCGACGAGCGCGACGGGCAGCGCGACGAGCGCGCCCAGGAGCGGATCGGCGATCAGCCAGGCGACCTCGCGCCAGGTGGCCGGGTCGATGAAGACCAGACGTAGCCGGCGCTGGCCGATGGCCACCAGCCGGCTGCGCTGGAAGTCGTAGCCGTTCCAGTACCAGCCGTTCTCGGTCCGCTCCAGCGCCGGCAGCGGCAGGTAGGGCGCGGCCACCGGCCTGCCCTCCCAACGGCCCACCAGGGCCCGGGTGACGACGGCCAGCACCCGGGCGCCGGGGATGACCAGCAGGACGGTCAGCCCCAGGGCGCCGACCCACTGCGGCAGCAGTAAGGCGGCGGGCAGCACGGTGGCGGCGGGCTTGACCGCGGACAGGACGGCCAGCACCGCGCAGCGCCCCACCGCGACCATGGCGCGTCCGGCGGATCCGACCCGATCGACGTTCACCGCCAGATCGTACGGTCCTGCGGCCGCGTGCTCGGTTCGGCTCACCTCCCCGCCCTCCTGTCTCAATCTCTCGTCGCTCCAAGGAGGATGACACCGGGGTCCGGCGGCGGCCCAGCCGGCTGGGCCCCGTACGGGGGGTAGACCCAGGTCCACCCCCCGTACGGGGCCCAGCCGGGTTCCACCTGGCAGCCGGGCCGCCTACCGTCGAGCCAACGGCCGGTGCCGACCACTCGGCGCCGCCCGCCGCCCCGTGCCGAACGCCGGGCCGGGCAGCACGACTTCCGAACCGCCAGGAGAGACCATGCCGGCCCACCTCGCCCTGCTGAACATCCCGGCACACGGGCACGTCAACCCCACGCTGGAGCTCACCGCCGAGCTGGTCGCCCGCGGGCACCGGGTGACCTACGCGACCACCGAGGAGTTCGCCCCCGCGGTGGCGCGGACCGGCGCGGACGTCCTGCTCCACTCGTCGACCCTCACCTCCCGGCCCAGGACCGAGGCGCCGCCGAGCGAGTTCGCAGCCTGGCTGCCGGTGGTACTGCTGAACGAGAGCGCCACCACACTGCCGGTGTTCGAGCGCCACTTCGCGCGCGACGTGCCCGACCTGCTGCTCTACGACCGCACCCTGTACCTGACCGGGCGCGTCCTGGGCGAGCGGTGGCGACGCCCGGCGGTGGAGCTCTTCCCGTCGTTCGCCTACAACGAGCACTTCTCGCTCGCGAGGACCGCCCGAACCCTGGAGCCCGCCGGCTCGGAGCCCGCCGCCCCCGAGCATCCGGCGCGCGCGCTGTTCCGCGGCGGACTGGCCGAACTCACCCGCGCCCACGGCACGGGCCCCATCACGCCGGAGGAATTCGAGCTCGGTCGTGAGGAGTTCGCGGTGGCGTTCCTGCCCAGGGAGTTCCAGGTCGCGGGAGAGACCTTTCCTGACGACCGGTTCGCCTTCGTCGGGCCCTGCCTGGGCGATCAGGGCCGCCAGGACGATCGGGGCCGCCAGGACGACTGGCAGTCGCCCACCGGCTCGGACCCCCTGCTGTTCGTCTCGCTCGGCACCGCCTTCGGAGCCGGTGCCGAGTTCTTCCGGACCTGCGTACGGGCGTTCGCCGATCAGCCGTGGCGGGTGGTGCTCGCGACCGGAGCGGTGGACCCCGCCGCCCTCGGTGACCTCCCACCGAACATCGTGGCGCACTCCTGGGTGCCGCAACTGGCCGTGCTGGAGCGGGCCTCGGTGTTCCTGACCCACTGCGGCATGGGCAGCGCCATGGAGGCGCTCCACCACGACACACCGATGGTGGCCTTCCCGCTGAGCGTCGAGCAGGCGGCGATCGCCGACCGGGTGGCCGAACTCGGCCTCGGGGCCGTGCTGCCCGCGCACGGCCTCACCCCCGCGCGCCTGCGTGCGGGGGTCACCGCGGTCGCGTCCGACCCGGCCGTGCGCGAGCGGGTGCGCGCGATGGGCGCGCACACCCGCGCCGCGGGCGGTGCCCGCCGCGCGGCGGACGCCGTCGAGCGCCGCCTGGCCCGCGCCGGACTTCCCTGCGGCCCGCCGCGGGAGGCGAGTTGAGCGCACACCGGGGCACCCCGCCGGCGCGGCCTCCACAGCACACCGGTACTGCCGGCACGACCCCAGGAGCCTGCGGCCCTGGGCCCGACAGAGACAGGAAACGGACGCATCACCATGACCGACCCCGCCCTCCGGACCGCTTCGGTCCCCCAGGCACCGCCCCGGCTCCCCTCGCACCCGCGCCTCGCCCTGGCCGCGATGGTGATCGTCGATGTCGGCGCCCCGCTGGCCCTGTTCTACCTCCTGCGCGACCGGGGCGTCGGGCTGGTCGGCGCCTCGCTGCTGTCCGGCCTGCCGCCCTTGCTACGCACGCTCTGGCTGTTCGCCAGGGAGCGGCGGGTGGACGTGGTCGGGTTCTTCATGCTGACCCTCTTCGGCCTGGGCACCGCGCTGGCCCTGCTGTCCGGTGACGCGCGTCTGGTGTTCGCCAAGGACGGCTGGCTGACCGGGATCTTCGGGGCCTGGCTGCTGGTGACGCTCGGCATGCGGCGCCCGTTCTTCCTGCACGCGGGCAGGAACATCGCGCTGGCGAAGGTCGGCCAGGCCGGCGCGGACGCCTGGGAGGCCCGCTGGGGCGCGGAACCGCGGTTCCGCGCCAGGCTGCGGACGTTGACGGCCGTCTTCGGCACCGCCCTGCTGATCGACGCCGCGGTGCGGGTGGCCATCGCCTACCTCCTGCCGCTCGGCAGCGTGCCGCTGGCCACCAACGTCCAGTACATCGTGCTCATGGGCGGCCTGTGGCTGTTCCTGGCGTACTACACCAGGAAGCACGACCTGCGGGCCTGAGCCCGTGCACGAGGTCGGTTCCGGCCGGCACCGGCCGGCACCGGCCGGCACCGGCCGGAACCGGACCGGGCCAGACTCTAACCGGCGCTCGTGGTGGGCGCGGTGAGGTCGGTCAGGGCCGAGGCGAGGACCGCCCGGGCCTCGATGGTGCGGCCCAACTCGATGAGGACCGTACCCAGTTCGGTCAGGGTCAGGGTCATGCTGTCGGGCCGCCCGGCGGCCTCGAAGTGGGCCAGGGCCTGCCGGTAGGCGTGCTCGGCGGCGGGCCAGTGGCGCAGGGCCGCGTGGTCCAGGCCGAGTTCGTGGCCGACGAACCCCGCCATCAGGTGCGGGATGTGCGACGGCGCCGAGTCCAGCCACCGCAAGGTGTCGGCCAGCGCCCGGCGGTGGGTCTCCAGGGCCTCCTCCACCCGCCCGGACTCGCGCAGGCAGGCTCCCGCGAACCGGGTGGCCACCAGCCGGCCCACCTGCCCGGAGCGGCTCTCCACGGTCGCGAAGGCGGTGGCGGCCTGCCGGTAGGCGTCGATGGCCTCCTGATGGCGCAGCAGCCGGCGCAGCGAGGAGCCGCAGTAGGTGAGCGCCCAGGCCTCCTGCTCGGGGTGCTCGATCCGGCGGGCCAGCTCCAGCGCCTCGCGGCCGAAGGCGAGGCCCTGCTGGTACTGGTGCAGGCAGGTGAGGTGGGTCCAGGCCAGGTAGTTCAGGTGCACGGTCTCGGCGAGCCGGTCGCCGGTGGCGCGGGCGGCGTGCACGGAGAGCTGGAAGACCTCGGCCCACACGTCCCGGTGCATGAGGCAGTCGGAGAACCAGTGCATGGCCTCGGCGGTGTCGATGACCTGCTGGTGGCGGCCCTCGGTGTGGGCGCGGCGCAGGGCGGCGAGCCATTCGGGCAGCTCGTCCTCCAGCCAGCTCCGGGCCTCGGCGACGGTGGCGGGCGCGGTGGCCGGGTCCGGGTCCGGGACGCCCAGGCCGGCGTCCTCCTCGCGCTCGGGGCTGAACAGCAGCGCGGCGGCGGCGGCCCGCCGCAGCAGCCAGGCACTGGCCCGGTCGCGGTCGGCGGCCACCACCGCCGGGTCCTCCTCGGTGCCGAGCTGCTCACCGGCGTAGAGGCGGACCAGGTCGTGCAGGCGGTAGCGCTCCGCGGTGGCGGCGGGCTGCAGCAGTCCGGCGTCGGTGAGCGCCTCCAGGTGGCGGTCGGTCTGCGGCACCATCAGGCCGGTGTACGCGGCGACGGTGGCGGCCGTGAAGTCGTACCCCGCGGTCAGCGAGCAGCGGCGCAGCACCAGCTGGGTGTGCGCGGGCAGCTTGCGGTAGGAGAGCGCGAAGGCAGCGCGCACCCGCAGGTCGCCGGCCTCCAGCAGGTCCAACCGGTCCTCCTCGGCGCTGAGTTGGCGGACCAGTTGGCTGATGCGCTGCTGCGGGCGGGCGGCCAGGCGCTGTCCGGCGATCCGCAGCGCCAGCGGCAGGTGACCGCAGAGGCGGGCCAGGTCGGCGGCGGCCCCGGGTTCGGCGGCGACCCGGTCCGGGCCGGCGATGCGGGCCAGCAGCGCGGCGGCCTCGGCGGGGGCGAGCACCTCCAGTGGCAGGCGGTGCACCGATTCGAGGCCGGGCAGGGTGTGCCGGCTGGTGATGACGGTCAGGGCGGGCCCCGAGCCGGGCAGCAGCGGACGGACCTGGGCCTCGTCGGCGGCGTTGTCCAGCACCAGGACCAGGCGCTTGTCCCGGATCAGCGACCGGTAGAGACCGGCGCGCTCCTCGGTGTCGGCGGGCACCGCCGAGTCGGCGACCCCGAGGGCGCGCAGCAGTTGGGCCAGCGCCTCGCGCGGCGTGAGCGGCGTGGGGGCCATGCCCCGCAGGTCGAGCGAGAGCTGCCCGTCGGGGAAGAGGGGGGCCAGGGTGTGGGCGGCGTGCAGGGCGAAGGCGGTCTTGCCCAGGCCGGGCTGCCCGCAGGCGAGCACGATGCGCGGGTGCGCCGGGTCCGCGTCCCGGGCCAGCGCGTGCAGCCGGGCCAAGGCGTCCTCGCGAGCGGTGAAGTCGGCGATGTCCCTGGGGAGCGCCAGCGCGGAGGGCACCACCGCGGACGGCACCACCGCGGACGGCACCACCCCGGACGGCACCGCCGCCGCGGGCTGCCCGGCGGCGGCAGCGGCGGTCCGGGGGGCGGCGCCCGGGGTGGCGGAGGCGGTCGGGCTCGCGGCGGCCGGG
Coding sequences within:
- a CDS encoding beta-ketoacyl synthase, giving the protein MEGRHPSGGHRVAVTGIGVKSPAGNDLDTAFASVLAARSTATRVERLAESDLPVHFACLVPPFDLDAYLTRRESRQIDRTTQLLLCAAADAVAAAGLPADQRLDRVGVQIGTGIGGLPSMEAVTISHADRPRDMPVHTVPRTMANSPACRLALRYGFQGACTTYASACASGTTALGEAARKVRYGGLDVAVAGGVDSAVTTVVMGAFARMRAMSTRNTDPALASRPFDADRDGFVMAEGAAVLVLERWDAARARGAVIHGEIAGYADNCDAFHIVAPHEDGEVAGRCMLQAIADAGLSTADIGHINAHGTSTVLNDRAEARAIHRGFAGQSPPVTAVKGVTGHLIGGSGALEAALALLCAARGVVPPVANLVGSPETDLVDLVSGTPRTVAPAPVLSNSFGFGGQNACLVLAPAP
- a CDS encoding SDR family oxidoreductase gives rise to the protein MRVLLTGATGVIGTELVRRLSTAGRYRDHTLVRVARRREDDALVRWRIGAEPPPTALGGRWDVIVHTAASTRWTLGRPEAVAANIEPLRAVLRLADRDTHLVHVSTAYVGGVRNPEDLRGAEFEGYRNGYEWSKAQCERIAREEHPGPLTLVRPPLVVGRRGSGEIARFSGPYTLLQALVSGLAAVVVGDPAGYAEISPVDEVADVIAAAALGPPPRHPRTEVVAGGPASLTLDALLDVVCTTLNECRTAQGVDPIERPPLVSGDTWDRFFLPLADQYLSPFQSQAVKLLAMFQSYTSMTQPFEPTRSVVDPAQVMAASVRYWAAQRPRLALARPERWTLLGVS
- a CDS encoding flavodoxin family protein; translated protein: MPDTPTTYTDLRALVINCTLKRSPERSHTQGLIDVSTGILQRQGVQVDVLRAVDLDIATGVWPDMTEHGWETDEWPVIYSQVMSADILTLAGPVWLGDNSSVMKKVIERLYACSSILNEQGQYAYYGRVGGCLITGNEDGAKHCAMNVLYSLQHLGYTVPPQADAGWVGEAGPGPSYLDPGSGGPENDFTNRNATFMTWNQLHLARILKDAGGIPAHGNQRSEWDAGCRFDFENPEHR
- a CDS encoding AMP-binding protein; this translates as MAESLAESLAVTSPSGFTSYVESVLGVLARDPGRVVLTTAGGRQVAAGPFRASVYQLARELAAFGIGRGSTVVLLSGNRPELITARYAANLLGARIVALYEGMAAEPLVEIVRSVEPDALIAEPRARATAERLLAQVRPAVVLTLGPSPLGEDLLARAASRDAAPLPGAARPEDDWCIRHTGGTTGTPKGIRMPNAGYGEALTGFAAATGAEAPPRFLASSTLAHLAGMMTDAALLAGGSAVLHRGFDPGQVLAAVERERITDLWVLPPLLYRLLDEPGSATTDLSSLRRIIYGGCAASPVRLREARKRFGPVLFGAYGQSEAGLISLLPPEEHTPTRLGGPVVPVGRAVPGIELAIRDEADAVLPPGRRGEVTVRTSQVMTGYWQQPELTAEVLRDGWVRTGDVGYLDDEGYLYLVDRLKDMIIVVGGHVYPTELEELLLAQPDVAACAAFGVPGPDAVEEVRVAVVPARGRTVDPDRLRAHVAEHMGAMYTPSVVHVLDAIPLTPVGKPDKKLLQATYTG
- a CDS encoding TetR/AcrR family transcriptional regulator, translated to MGVRTVDWSAFRPAAGESEPQGLRERKKRLMRQQLSDAATGMFLERGFDAVRVAEVAEACGVSEKTVYNYFPTKEALILDRWQATGAALRAGLGEPGVPPVEAALRILADELSALTSWLAAQEDHALAVTQFLRFGALSRSTPSLRAHQHELTDQLVATAAEVLAGRAGLRPEDPEPQLAATALIGLWRIQFQSLARHLGGLGGEPGERLGGESGGAGTLAPARVHAAVTAEVRRAARLIETGLGGSGLFAPGAGG
- a CDS encoding SRPBCC domain-containing protein, which encodes MSGIHLVHDYPHPPAKVWRAVTDPALVPLWAATGAGGRPVGFTTTVGTRFRFVAEPKPGWSGIVECEVLEVDEPRLLRYSWTGDDGGDLTEVTYRLEPHAGGTRFRYDHTGFTGVGGFFMARLLGTVRRRMLAVGLPAVLDDLDDDGRLRPPGQRSARSARSARSR
- a CDS encoding response regulator transcription factor, with product MRVVLAEDLYLLRDGMTHLLTAHGLTVVAAVATGAELLTALSEERPDLAIVDVRLPPTFTDEGLRAAIGARRSRPGLPVLVLSQHVEQLYARELLADGAGGIGYLLKDRVFNAGQFMDALRTVVAGGTVMDPEVVAGLLAPKSRKDPVASLTAREREVLEVMAEGRSNAAIAQRLRIGEGSVAKHTASIFGKLDLAPSDDDNRRVLAVLAYLDRADRADRADR